One Leptospira wolbachii serovar Codice str. CDC genomic region harbors:
- a CDS encoding DUF2225 domain-containing protein: protein MSLAAAQSKKVSFRAKESTVCPICDENHQKEQMFQGGGRLIAGKLAQDLRRLYEKNRKFGRVSPLDYVMSVCPRCLYSSFPKDWSALNPADNEAIRMATDSRRSYIEKILGPLDFTGDRQIVLGAASYLLGMDCYQLRGASVAPTPKKAVCAIRAAWYFSDLHEEFPHIGYDKIRDFLYQKAAVIYGYTLELMQNGNEPVDQAAGMLGPDTDNNWGFDGVIYLNAYLTKKFKDQMAPKPEDQVLLLSRAKRTLARLYGSGKASKGKPGPIVEMTRELYDEYNAILEAMGGEK from the coding sequence ATGTCCCTAGCCGCAGCCCAGTCCAAAAAAGTATCTTTTCGCGCCAAAGAGTCCACAGTCTGCCCAATTTGTGATGAAAATCACCAAAAGGAACAAATGTTCCAAGGGGGTGGTCGACTCATCGCCGGGAAGTTGGCCCAAGATTTACGTCGTTTATACGAAAAAAATAGAAAATTCGGTCGTGTCAGTCCTCTGGATTATGTCATGTCCGTCTGTCCGCGGTGTTTATACTCTTCTTTTCCAAAAGATTGGAGTGCTCTAAACCCAGCCGATAACGAAGCCATCCGTATGGCAACGGATTCTCGCAGAAGTTATATTGAAAAAATTCTAGGTCCCCTCGATTTTACAGGAGACCGTCAAATTGTGTTAGGTGCTGCTTCTTACTTACTCGGGATGGACTGTTACCAACTCCGTGGTGCCAGTGTTGCCCCTACTCCTAAAAAGGCAGTTTGCGCCATTCGCGCTGCATGGTATTTTTCTGATCTACACGAAGAATTTCCGCACATCGGATATGATAAAATTAGAGATTTTCTCTACCAAAAAGCAGCTGTTATCTACGGTTATACGTTAGAGCTCATGCAAAATGGAAACGAACCAGTAGACCAAGCGGCAGGAATGCTCGGGCCCGATACCGATAACAACTGGGGATTTGATGGTGTCATCTATCTCAACGCATATCTTACCAAAAAATTCAAAGACCAAATGGCTCCCAAACCAGAAGATCAAGTTTTGCTTTTATCGCGCGCCAAACGAACGCTAGCAAGACTCTACGGTTCAGGAAAGGCTTCGAAAGGGAAACCAGGACCTATTGTAGAAATGACACGCGAGTTGTATGACGAATACAACGCCATCCTTGAAGCAATGGGAGGCGAGAAGTAA
- a CDS encoding lysophospholipid acyltransferase family protein, which produces MKVYLRITLLVFGKASPYLIRGLYRSLTGNKEARINEFLEGTKIWAEDVLKITKTKLIVFNEINVPEKGHMVFLNHVNEMDFPYDCYVIRKPFLANQVIKKALFAYWWMVAMGSQVFDNSKAMSVAISVKNLIEGLKTTSYIVYPEGKNTYSEEILPLKKGMVKIAFDQKIPVFVVLKSGVTTYQNYQKGNVVGYMSLGVHDPTDFSSWEEFQTYLTNLMQTKKQELDVITETERIKLSKV; this is translated from the coding sequence ATGAAGGTTTACTTAAGAATCACCCTTCTTGTTTTTGGAAAAGCAAGCCCCTATTTGATCAGAGGGTTGTATCGTTCTCTAACAGGTAACAAGGAAGCTCGTATCAATGAGTTTTTAGAGGGAACCAAAATTTGGGCGGAAGATGTTCTAAAGATTACTAAAACTAAACTCATCGTATTTAACGAAATCAATGTTCCCGAAAAAGGTCACATGGTATTTCTAAATCATGTGAATGAAATGGATTTTCCTTATGATTGTTATGTGATCCGAAAACCATTTTTAGCAAACCAAGTAATCAAAAAAGCACTCTTTGCTTATTGGTGGATGGTGGCTATGGGTTCACAAGTGTTTGATAATTCTAAGGCTATGTCCGTTGCCATTTCTGTGAAAAACTTAATCGAAGGACTTAAAACCACTTCCTACATTGTGTATCCAGAAGGTAAAAATACCTATTCAGAAGAAATTCTCCCCTTAAAAAAAGGAATGGTGAAAATTGCCTTTGATCAAAAAATTCCTGTTTTTGTTGTTTTGAAATCAGGAGTGACCACTTACCAAAACTACCAAAAAGGAAACGTAGTTGGTTACATGAGTTTAGGTGTACATGACCCCACTGATTTTTCTTCCTGGGAAGAATTCCAAACTTATTTAACCAATTTGATGCAAACCAAAAAACAAGAGTTAGATGTAATTACGGAAACCGAAAGAATCAAACTTTCTAAGGTTTAG
- the omp85 gene encoding Omp85 family outer membrane protein: MYNHIIRSFALLLFFSFFHGVLGQERQPRTDLPFEISEKRRLSERDFKNKKEGGYFTGLPLINSDPNVGVGYGARVLYFYNGAKTSPMFEYTPYRVRIFAQYFNTTKRAPYHQLSVDAPYIFDTKWRLRADLVYERNPNSLFFGIGENTLQPLSYLERNDPNGQIRRNAPFADYEDNLNYRRPGDAGSGEAPIVSDHRYNRYDIENPNFSTSGEYSFFGGTLRTVTGVRLSKQIIRRYDGKYNDAQLGSVDGILGLLDVDRTFGTPQGETKLTRDDKDGKIRGINGGYTNTVRAGIVFDTRDFEPDPNRGLFLEYTHERSTKAIGSTSEFNKNLVSGRIFISPVQWFTTKPPEILEKFVLAARGTMIQTNGDAPFYEYRNMWGTEINQSGLGGRTTIRGYKQDRFVGQTMAFANFEIRWKFAEAEFGGQHFDFQLVPFYDVGRVWDRTEDANLKNYKHSRGIGLRIPWNQATVIYFDHAISNEDRQTFINFNHIF; encoded by the coding sequence ATGTACAATCATATTATAAGAAGTTTTGCACTTCTGTTGTTTTTTTCGTTTTTTCACGGGGTTCTCGGTCAGGAACGTCAACCCCGTACCGATCTTCCGTTCGAGATCTCTGAAAAAAGGAGACTGAGCGAACGGGATTTCAAGAATAAAAAAGAGGGTGGGTACTTTACGGGCCTTCCTCTCATCAATTCCGATCCCAATGTGGGGGTAGGTTACGGTGCACGTGTGCTCTATTTTTACAATGGGGCAAAAACATCCCCGATGTTTGAATACACACCGTACCGTGTTCGGATCTTCGCACAGTATTTCAATACAACCAAACGGGCTCCTTACCACCAGTTAAGTGTGGATGCACCTTATATCTTCGATACTAAGTGGAGGCTCCGTGCAGATTTGGTGTATGAACGAAATCCAAACTCCCTTTTCTTTGGTATCGGAGAGAACACTCTCCAACCCCTTTCTTATTTAGAACGGAATGACCCCAACGGCCAAATCAGACGAAATGCTCCCTTTGCCGATTATGAAGACAATTTGAACTATCGTCGTCCAGGGGATGCGGGATCTGGGGAAGCTCCTATCGTGAGTGACCACAGATACAATCGTTATGACATTGAGAACCCTAACTTCAGTACTTCCGGTGAATATTCTTTTTTCGGAGGAACACTTCGTACGGTAACAGGGGTTCGTCTTTCCAAACAAATCATTCGTAGATACGATGGAAAGTATAACGACGCACAACTGGGGTCAGTTGATGGAATTTTGGGACTTTTGGACGTCGATCGTACCTTTGGAACTCCACAGGGCGAAACCAAGTTAACCCGCGACGATAAAGACGGAAAGATTCGGGGTATTAATGGTGGTTATACGAATACAGTTCGTGCCGGGATCGTTTTTGATACTCGTGACTTTGAACCAGATCCAAACCGTGGATTATTCTTAGAATACACTCACGAACGTTCGACTAAGGCCATTGGTTCTACATCAGAGTTCAATAAAAACTTAGTATCGGGCCGTATTTTCATCAGTCCGGTCCAATGGTTCACAACCAAACCTCCAGAGATTTTGGAAAAGTTTGTTCTAGCGGCTCGGGGAACTATGATTCAAACCAATGGGGATGCGCCGTTTTATGAATACCGCAATATGTGGGGAACGGAAATCAACCAATCCGGTCTTGGTGGTAGAACTACCATTCGTGGTTACAAACAAGATCGTTTTGTTGGCCAAACGATGGCATTTGCAAACTTTGAGATTCGTTGGAAGTTCGCAGAAGCTGAGTTTGGTGGGCAACACTTTGACTTCCAATTGGTTCCTTTTTACGACGTAGGTCGAGTATGGGACCGCACAGAAGATGCGAATTTAAAGAACTACAAACACTCTAGAGGGATCGGACTCCGAATTCCTTGGAACCAAGCAACTGTTATCTATTTTGATCATGCAATTTCGAATGAAGATAGACAAACGTTCATTAACTTTAACCATATATTTTAG
- the truA gene encoding tRNA pseudouridine(38-40) synthase TruA: MPNYALLVEYDGTHFYGWQKQKDIPTVQSSIESALSIILRKNPASRLSVAGRTDTGVHALGMVCNFKTEFPIPNFHKFLVSVNALTKRGVSVKNIVEVPIDFHSRFSCTGREYIYKIYYSKYESSFVEGRAYWEKHPVDWDFVENQLTNLIGEKDFRSLTKAKSMAGKRAIRNIFDIRLERLTSDWVQVRIRANGFMHNMVRITVGTLLDIGKGRWKSRSIGSILEEKNRSIAGITLPPDGLYFVRAYYEDYPEIHELYKILLP, from the coding sequence TTGCCCAACTACGCACTTCTCGTCGAATACGACGGTACTCATTTTTACGGTTGGCAGAAACAAAAAGACATTCCTACGGTCCAGTCCTCCATTGAATCTGCTCTTTCGATTATCTTAAGGAAAAATCCCGCATCACGATTGTCAGTTGCCGGTAGAACAGATACTGGTGTTCATGCTCTGGGTATGGTGTGTAATTTTAAAACAGAATTCCCCATTCCCAACTTCCACAAATTCCTAGTGTCTGTGAATGCCCTCACCAAACGAGGAGTATCCGTAAAAAACATTGTTGAAGTCCCAATAGACTTTCATTCCAGGTTTAGTTGTACGGGCAGAGAATATATTTACAAAATCTATTACAGTAAATATGAAAGTAGCTTTGTCGAAGGCAGAGCCTACTGGGAAAAACACCCTGTGGATTGGGATTTTGTGGAAAACCAACTCACGAACCTTATTGGGGAAAAAGACTTTCGATCCCTAACCAAAGCAAAGTCGATGGCAGGGAAACGTGCGATCCGGAATATCTTTGACATTCGTTTGGAACGATTGACATCAGATTGGGTCCAAGTTCGAATCCGCGCCAATGGATTTATGCACAATATGGTTCGCATTACCGTCGGAACTTTACTAGACATTGGGAAGGGACGTTGGAAATCTAGATCCATCGGCTCCATTTTGGAAGAGAAGAACCGTTCGATTGCAGGGATCACTCTCCCGCCGGATGGACTCTATTTTGTCCGCGCATATTACGAAGATTATCCGGAAATTCATGAATTGTATAAAATCCTTCTTCCTTAG
- a CDS encoding acetyl-CoA carboxylase biotin carboxyl carrier protein subunit, translating to MDYLFETKNGLVSVYVSGSSVRVRMGTNSNSFQLEDLIKMEHRSLDTNSLQSVTMKDGSVLKYLKVRNEIFFHWKGEIWSGKLAERSYEGAGQTSPEIKSPMPGKVVQISTEVGKEHKQGETLLILEAMKMENAVKAPYPCRVEEIRKLQGDLVQQDEVLIILHRIDSEKT from the coding sequence ATGGATTATCTATTTGAAACTAAAAATGGTCTCGTTTCTGTTTATGTGAGTGGTTCGTCCGTTCGAGTTCGGATGGGAACCAATTCCAATTCATTCCAATTGGAAGATTTGATAAAAATGGAACATCGATCATTGGATACAAATTCACTACAATCTGTAACCATGAAAGATGGATCTGTATTAAAATATCTTAAAGTACGAAATGAGATTTTCTTTCATTGGAAAGGGGAGATATGGAGTGGAAAACTTGCAGAAAGGTCCTATGAGGGCGCAGGTCAAACATCTCCCGAAATCAAAAGTCCCATGCCTGGAAAAGTAGTGCAAATCTCTACTGAAGTGGGAAAGGAACACAAACAAGGGGAGACCCTCCTAATATTAGAAGCGATGAAAATGGAGAACGCCGTTAAGGCACCTTATCCATGCCGTGTAGAAGAGATTCGAAAATTACAAGGGGACCTTGTCCAACAAGACGAAGTGTTGATCATATTACACAGAATAGATTCGGAAAAAACATAA
- a CDS encoding LIC11270 family surface protein, whose amino-acid sequence MNSIYLRFLFLFINILVLIDCKTKLDLGDESNLPVISTLFNNRMLLLLKGTYATDNPLDWNELNNGTGELYIDSQGEGLDPTMTLVNQPKVGNLPIFLDIGEVRISSKYVKGLNDLTQIRDTVDSNKFWDYIAPNRQVFCTVTYSFDNNTCTESNGIIKASDFFNGVGAQFPSNDPSAETVGWESSFSAGRAWFGREYYYAAIYFRSLVIGYALDGGAPVSGRFDNRPIINGLNIVPRNNYVAGTSTSAKSTIVPKMFPALYTQLASQSVQSDMQIRDGFDPYILEVRVNLKENLMLHSYVTSRATTVTYVGISDIFYDHKGEGDAGGNLLTRARIIYPETASSLTISGGGNSLLHYYGIFREQESDFLNVLPLAATPAKQGAKIKYLNPGTYKAVCLGDLVKRDGFPDTVVRETTFNIPEYPFRQTYNVDLTCP is encoded by the coding sequence ATGAATTCAATCTATCTACGTTTTCTGTTTTTATTTATCAATATTCTAGTTCTTATCGATTGTAAAACTAAACTAGATTTAGGCGATGAATCAAATCTTCCGGTTATTTCCACACTCTTTAATAACAGAATGTTATTACTGTTGAAAGGAACGTATGCAACGGATAATCCACTTGATTGGAATGAGCTCAACAATGGAACCGGAGAATTGTATATTGATTCCCAAGGAGAAGGACTTGATCCGACGATGACCTTGGTCAACCAACCCAAAGTAGGAAACCTTCCGATCTTTTTAGATATTGGAGAAGTGCGAATTTCGAGTAAGTATGTAAAAGGATTAAATGACCTCACTCAAATTCGTGATACAGTAGATTCCAATAAATTCTGGGACTACATTGCACCGAACCGACAGGTATTTTGTACGGTCACTTACTCATTTGATAATAACACCTGCACAGAAAGTAATGGAATTATAAAAGCCTCTGATTTTTTTAATGGGGTCGGAGCCCAATTTCCATCCAACGATCCTTCTGCAGAAACAGTAGGTTGGGAATCTTCTTTTTCAGCAGGTAGAGCCTGGTTTGGGCGCGAGTATTACTACGCCGCCATCTACTTTCGCTCTCTTGTGATTGGATACGCTTTGGATGGAGGAGCACCCGTTTCTGGCCGATTTGACAATAGACCCATTATCAATGGACTGAATATTGTGCCACGTAACAACTATGTGGCGGGAACATCAACCTCCGCTAAAAGTACAATTGTTCCCAAAATGTTCCCCGCACTCTACACCCAACTTGCTAGCCAATCGGTTCAATCGGATATGCAGATCCGAGATGGATTTGACCCTTATATCTTGGAAGTGCGAGTTAACCTCAAAGAAAATCTAATGTTACATTCGTATGTTACGAGTCGTGCGACAACTGTAACCTATGTGGGGATCAGCGATATTTTTTATGACCATAAAGGGGAGGGTGACGCTGGCGGCAATTTATTGACAAGAGCTCGGATCATTTACCCTGAAACGGCATCTAGTTTAACCATCTCGGGTGGTGGAAATTCCTTGTTACACTACTATGGAATATTTAGGGAACAAGAATCTGATTTTTTAAACGTTTTGCCTCTTGCGGCAACACCTGCAAAACAGGGGGCAAAAATAAAATACCTAAACCCAGGAACTTATAAGGCTGTTTGTTTGGGAGACCTCGTGAAACGGGACGGATTTCCTGACACTGTAGTACGAGAGACTACATTTAACATCCCGGAATACCCTTTCCGGCAGACGTATAACGTTGATTTGACTTGCCCTTAG
- a CDS encoding LTA synthase family protein, whose translation MVKQFPTPRFSDRIFLTYLSFGFLTLFLHRILFFIVYSYRLEEFPLLILLKAFLIGFRFDWVTISILLVGFYILSLWENASKLRWYRYFWLITPLVLYPFCLIHLFADLLYFENANKHIGYEAIVFLGDLDVLVSSAFEEAPFKILSFLIFIVLYVTGIRYWFFKLKISEKQNEKESFRSTSFKTILWILFFLIGLRGGPQESPLRASEAIISDDALINQLALNGIYTTINDFKSQSIPKHLKMTDKEMLAVVKEEINYTGAEFVSDPEFPLVRKIKEIPGRKSINVVLVIQESWTGKYVWPVSNGIWLGKEVTPYYNTLAKKGHSFRKFYANGGRTSNALLSVLTSVPDRPGLTAIRTPQILSNFSAIGNLFSEFGYQTSFITGDDLKFDSLATILPHFGFKTLIGKEDFRKSGKYEIGAWGYDDEHLYTKALEEMDLYQKENKPFLMTILTMTTHYPYKVPNSKYEIYDSTVTDFDYLNTYHYSDAALETFMKEIQKRKYFEDTLFVFVGDHTHHRYLSYYEDRMVPFLLYAPKYIKPKLDERISSQLDVLPTILGVVGKETYFAGFGKDMRASGVKSGSTYFAYGSACGWIDEEKILYQSVDGDTQFIFQMIPPYGQDPACNPDRNNCFHQTVKARAFFNLSLELMNRNSLYPLDGSLRYTRK comes from the coding sequence ATGGTGAAACAGTTCCCCACTCCTAGGTTTTCGGATCGAATTTTCCTAACCTATCTCTCCTTTGGATTTCTCACTCTCTTCCTACATCGTATTTTATTTTTTATCGTTTATTCTTACCGGCTGGAAGAGTTCCCATTATTAATTCTGCTGAAAGCATTCTTGATTGGATTTCGATTTGATTGGGTTACCATTTCTATTCTGTTAGTTGGCTTTTACATATTGTCCCTTTGGGAGAATGCCTCTAAACTAAGGTGGTATCGATATTTTTGGCTTATTACACCTTTGGTTCTGTATCCATTTTGTTTAATCCATTTATTTGCCGATTTATTATACTTTGAGAACGCAAACAAACACATCGGATATGAAGCCATTGTATTTTTAGGAGATTTGGATGTTTTGGTTTCTTCTGCCTTTGAAGAAGCTCCGTTTAAAATTTTATCTTTTTTAATCTTTATTGTATTGTATGTAACGGGAATTCGTTACTGGTTTTTCAAACTTAAAATCTCAGAAAAACAAAACGAAAAAGAGTCTTTTCGATCCACTTCTTTCAAAACCATTCTTTGGATCCTCTTTTTCTTGATTGGACTTCGTGGTGGACCACAAGAATCTCCTTTACGTGCTAGTGAGGCAATCATATCTGATGACGCTCTCATCAACCAACTGGCGTTAAATGGAATTTATACAACCATCAACGACTTCAAAAGCCAATCGATTCCCAAACATCTAAAAATGACTGACAAAGAAATGTTAGCAGTAGTTAAGGAAGAAATTAATTATACCGGTGCCGAATTTGTGAGTGATCCCGAGTTTCCACTCGTTCGAAAAATCAAAGAAATACCAGGTAGAAAGTCAATCAATGTGGTTTTAGTCATCCAAGAATCTTGGACAGGGAAGTATGTTTGGCCTGTATCTAACGGCATTTGGTTAGGAAAAGAAGTAACACCGTATTACAATACTTTGGCGAAAAAAGGCCATAGCTTTCGAAAATTCTATGCCAATGGAGGCAGAACCAGTAACGCTCTACTTTCTGTCCTCACAAGTGTTCCCGATAGACCGGGACTCACTGCCATTCGTACACCACAAATCTTGAGTAACTTTTCTGCGATTGGGAATCTATTTTCTGAATTTGGATACCAAACCAGTTTTATTACAGGAGATGATTTAAAATTCGATAGTTTGGCCACCATCCTTCCTCATTTTGGATTCAAAACTTTGATTGGGAAAGAAGATTTTCGTAAATCTGGAAAGTATGAAATTGGTGCCTGGGGTTACGATGATGAACATCTGTACACAAAAGCTTTAGAAGAAATGGATTTGTATCAAAAAGAGAACAAACCCTTTTTAATGACGATTCTCACTATGACAACACATTATCCATATAAGGTGCCGAATTCGAAGTATGAAATTTATGATTCAACCGTCACCGATTTTGATTATCTAAATACTTATCATTATTCTGATGCTGCTTTAGAAACATTTATGAAAGAAATACAAAAAAGAAAGTATTTTGAAGACACTTTATTTGTATTTGTGGGAGACCATACCCATCATAGATATTTGTCGTATTATGAAGATCGGATGGTGCCTTTTTTATTATACGCTCCCAAATACATAAAACCAAAGTTAGATGAGAGAATCTCCTCCCAACTCGATGTTCTCCCTACCATTTTAGGAGTGGTGGGAAAAGAAACCTATTTTGCGGGCTTTGGTAAAGACATGCGTGCAAGTGGTGTGAAGTCGGGAAGCACCTACTTTGCTTATGGAAGTGCTTGTGGCTGGATTGATGAAGAAAAAATTCTTTATCAAAGTGTGGATGGGGATACTCAGTTTATTTTCCAAATGATCCCACCCTATGGCCAAGACCCAGCCTGTAATCCAGACCGAAACAATTGCTTCCACCAAACAGTGAAAGCAAGAGCTTTCTTTAACTTATCCCTAGAGTTAATGAATCGGAATTCCCTTTATCCGTTGGATGGTTCTTTACGGTACACCAGGAAATGA
- a CDS encoding acetyl-CoA carboxylase biotin carboxylase subunit, with translation MKPIQKILIANRGEIAVRVIRTAKKMGIKTVAVYSDPDAHSLFVQSADEAFSLGGTDARSSYLDVEKVIQACLETGADAVHPGYGFLSENTDFAKKLEKHGIRFIGPKPHAIEAMGDKIGSRMLVAKSGVPVVPGYEGASQEMSVFKKEAEKIGYPIMAKASAGGGGKGMRRIDTPEELEPGILSAKREALSAFGDDRILLEKYIINPRHVEFQIFGDTKGNIIHLHERDCSLQRRHQKVVEETPAPNYNSELKSKMSDAAVMAAKAVQYEGAGTVEFILGGSGEFYFLEMNTRLQVEHPVTEMTTGLDLVEWQIRVCQGESLPQIKTPPQKGHAMEVRIYAEDPKEGFLPSTGRIHHLSFPTRDYLRIDSGVVSGSEITMFYDPMIAKLIVWGEDRITAINRLIECLSETIVFGPKTNLQFLQRLVSTKEFAEGNVSTHFIADNEPELLSDKTKEELKLALAGAFFTSKEPNNPWVKETT, from the coding sequence ATGAAGCCGATCCAAAAAATACTCATCGCCAACCGCGGTGAAATTGCTGTACGTGTCATTCGCACCGCAAAAAAAATGGGCATCAAAACGGTCGCGGTTTATTCCGATCCGGATGCACACAGTCTATTTGTTCAGTCTGCGGACGAAGCGTTCTCTTTAGGCGGAACCGATGCCCGTTCTTCCTACTTAGATGTAGAGAAGGTCATTCAGGCTTGTCTAGAAACGGGGGCTGATGCAGTCCATCCAGGTTATGGATTTTTATCTGAAAATACCGATTTCGCTAAAAAATTAGAAAAACATGGAATTCGATTTATTGGTCCGAAACCTCACGCCATTGAAGCCATGGGAGACAAGATCGGCTCACGCATGTTAGTTGCGAAAAGCGGGGTTCCTGTTGTTCCTGGTTATGAAGGTGCTTCCCAAGAAATGTCCGTATTCAAAAAAGAGGCCGAAAAAATCGGCTATCCGATTATGGCAAAGGCAAGTGCCGGTGGAGGGGGGAAAGGAATGCGTAGGATTGATACGCCAGAAGAATTAGAGCCTGGTATACTTTCTGCAAAACGCGAAGCTCTTTCTGCATTTGGTGATGACCGTATCCTCTTAGAAAAATATATCATAAACCCGAGGCATGTGGAGTTCCAAATTTTTGGAGATACAAAGGGAAACATCATCCATTTACATGAAAGAGATTGTTCTTTGCAAAGACGCCATCAAAAGGTAGTCGAAGAAACTCCTGCACCAAACTATAACAGTGAATTAAAATCCAAAATGTCCGATGCTGCTGTTATGGCTGCGAAAGCAGTTCAATACGAAGGTGCCGGAACCGTAGAATTTATATTAGGTGGGAGTGGTGAGTTTTACTTTTTAGAGATGAACACACGTTTGCAGGTAGAACATCCTGTTACGGAGATGACAACGGGTCTTGATTTGGTCGAATGGCAAATTCGAGTTTGCCAAGGCGAATCCTTACCACAAATAAAAACTCCTCCGCAAAAAGGCCATGCAATGGAAGTGCGGATTTATGCAGAAGATCCAAAAGAAGGTTTTTTACCATCCACAGGACGGATCCACCATCTATCCTTTCCTACAAGAGACTATTTACGGATTGATTCTGGTGTGGTCTCCGGATCTGAGATAACAATGTTTTATGATCCCATGATTGCAAAATTGATTGTATGGGGTGAGGACCGAATTACGGCCATAAACCGCCTAATTGAATGTTTGTCGGAAACAATTGTCTTTGGACCTAAAACTAATTTACAATTTTTACAGAGACTTGTTTCCACAAAAGAATTTGCAGAGGGTAATGTTTCAACACACTTTATTGCGGACAACGAACCAGAACTTCTATCAGATAAAACCAAGGAAGAGCTCAAGTTAGCACTAGCAGGTGCCTTTTTCACCTCTAAAGAACCAAACAATCCTTGGGTTAAGGAGACCACCTAA
- a CDS encoding LIC11274 family protein, translating into MNGRAMKQSLLILMMSLVMQAPMFAESVSSKSYHKRIELLTYLRELEPIVKNFRGEDPEGKPTELNAPEGKEGFRIKKYNEAKRIYQEGLQYHFEGNYSSAYQRFLECQLGIEKITEELSQLYILRAEEMMKTAMERKNPNNPMDKALLDISIEYGKGSYFRQDVMDIPREAPYSRRMYDPKEAHYSYNKYDIEKNLELGYKHLGLAKEARATALRVEKNLEKHQKLQPSHRKYRIDLYFGAINLGRDSKANAINIYKLKYPYDNYYLNNSQAKSEPSKDENGVAVEGQPVKVDGVTYDFTKNPYIKYDKRLQAMFDVRVPEDYRVDHADVRGRVYDLDSNNMVFMKYDQERKKALNVPAKPASGATSTPQQ; encoded by the coding sequence ATGAACGGCAGAGCAATGAAACAATCCCTTCTTATTCTCATGATGAGTCTCGTGATGCAGGCACCTATGTTTGCTGAATCGGTCTCTAGTAAATCATACCACAAACGAATTGAACTTTTGACTTACTTACGTGAGTTAGAACCAATCGTAAAAAATTTCCGTGGGGAAGATCCGGAAGGAAAACCTACTGAATTAAATGCACCGGAAGGGAAAGAAGGCTTTCGTATAAAGAAATACAACGAAGCCAAACGCATATACCAAGAAGGTTTGCAATACCACTTCGAAGGTAACTATTCCTCCGCTTACCAACGATTTCTCGAATGCCAATTGGGAATCGAAAAGATTACCGAAGAACTTTCACAACTCTATATCTTACGTGCAGAAGAGATGATGAAAACGGCAATGGAAAGAAAAAATCCTAACAATCCTATGGATAAAGCTTTGCTTGATATTTCCATTGAATACGGAAAGGGTTCTTACTTCCGTCAAGACGTAATGGACATTCCAAGAGAAGCCCCTTATTCACGCCGTATGTACGATCCAAAAGAAGCTCATTATAGTTATAACAAATATGATATTGAGAAAAACTTGGAGTTGGGATACAAACACCTAGGTCTTGCTAAAGAAGCAAGGGCAACTGCTTTGAGAGTAGAAAAGAATTTGGAAAAACACCAAAAACTACAACCATCTCATAGAAAGTATCGTATCGATTTGTATTTCGGTGCCATCAATCTTGGTCGTGATTCGAAAGCAAATGCGATTAATATCTATAAGTTGAAATATCCGTATGACAACTATTACCTGAACAATTCCCAAGCAAAATCAGAACCATCTAAAGATGAAAATGGTGTCGCAGTGGAAGGCCAACCTGTGAAAGTTGATGGTGTTACTTATGATTTTACAAAAAATCCTTACATCAAGTATGACAAGCGATTACAAGCTATGTTTGATGTTCGTGTTCCCGAAGACTACCGCGTGGATCATGCTGACGTGAGAGGTCGAGTGTATGATTTGGATTCCAACAATATGGTGTTCATGAAATACGACCAGGAACGTAAAAAAGCATTGAATGTCCCTGCAAAACCTGCCTCTGGAGCAACATCTACTCCGCAACAATAA